A window from Zingiber officinale cultivar Zhangliang chromosome 7A, Zo_v1.1, whole genome shotgun sequence encodes these proteins:
- the LOC121999776 gene encoding receptor-like protein EIX1, whose protein sequence is MATTWRSTLRRFPEPMPVLHHPHLCYYLRFVWLISLAFLLMEVAGVEGRVSSEGCLQRERDALLLFKAAIKDPSARLSSWRAQGDDCCAWTGVVCHNRTGSVRVAELNLGNPNVDQSNWKEYSLRGELLHPSLLSLSHLQRLNLSFNDFEATQIPPLVGSLHKLMYLDLYHSNIGGTFPPHLGNLTNLRSLFLGLNSAKVVHSLDWFSGLSSLIYLDMSALDLSAVSHNWFSAVNMLPSLQSIDLSNNCLTDEIPKELGYLVGLQNLNLSRNYFRGKIPDNIGGMSSMETLDLSFNNLTGVAFPLGINFKH, encoded by the exons ATGGCGACGACCTGGAGAAGCACACTCCGGCGTTTCCCTGAGCCAATGCCAGTACTGCATCACCCCCATCTCTGCTACTATCTTCGTTTTGTCTGGCTCATCAGCCTCGCCTTCCTTCTTATGGAGGTAGCTGGAGTAGAAGGGAGAGTGAGCAGCGAGGGATGCTTGCAGAGGGAGAGGGATGCTCTCTTGCTTTTCAAAGCCGCCATCAAAGATCCTTCCGCCCGCTTGTCTTCCTGGCGTGCCCAAGGAGACGACTGCTGCGCTTGGACTGGCGTCGTCTGCCACAACAGAACGGGCAGCGTACGAGTGGCAGAGCTCAACCTTGGAAATCCGAATGTCGACCAATCCAATTggaaggagtacagtttgagggGTGAGCTGCTGCATCCTTCATTACTGTCTTTATCTCACTTGCAAAGGTTAAATCTCAGTTTCAATGACTTTGAGGCCACCCAAATTCCACCACTCGTTGGTTCTCTTCACAAACTGATGTATCTTGATCTTTACCATTCCAACATCGGTGGAACCTTTCCCCCTCATCTTGGCAACTTAACTAATCTTCGTTCTCTTTTTCTTGGTCTAAATTCTGCCAAAGTTGTCCACAGCCTAGACTGGTTCTCCGGCCTTTCTTCTTTGATTTATCTGGACATGTCTGCTTTGGATCTCAGCGCTGTCTCCCATAATTGGTTTTCAGCAGTCAACATGTTACCCTCCCTACAA AGTATAGACCTTTCAAACAATTGCTTGACAGATGAGATTCCTAAAGAACTAGGATATCTTGTTGgacttcaaaatttgaatttatcaAGGAACTACTTCAGAGGCAAGATCCCAGACAATATCGGTGGAATGAGTTCAATGGAAACTCTGGATTTGTCCTTCAATAACTTAACAGGG GTAGCATTCCCTCTGGGCATCAACTTCAAACATTAG